TGCTATCTATACGCAGAATAAAGAAACAGATTTCACTAATAAATGGAGCATTGTATATCTCCCTACCTATGCACACAAAATAaattgattgaagaaaaaaatcAATGACAGGAATGAGTCTTATCTGGGGAAAATATTGTGGCAGAAAGATAGGAACCTAGGACATTGAATCAGGTCCACTTACGATCATTAATTAATGGAGGATTATATATATCCAATAATATATATGAAagaaaaaatatttcattaataAATTGAACATTGTATATCTCCCTACCCATGCACACACAATAAATTGACCGAAGAAACAAAATCTATGACACTAATGAGGTCCACTTACAATCTTGAACTAGCACTATGCATATCTTTTCGACTTAAATGCTAGCAATTAATTGTTGCTCACCGCACCATCTATATAATCCTACTATCTGGATGCCCCCAAGCAACAATTTCAACTTATTGTGAGTTAATACTTTCATAGACATGGAGCACTTTTGTTTCTTGGTCATCCTCTCACTCTCTGGCTTGGCTGTGGCCTTGCAGCTGACCACTCCGTGCAACGCTGCGCAAGCTCAGCCACCACCAGTCTACGACATAGATGGCCACGAGCTAACAGGTAACAACATGTACACCATCATGGCAGCAGATCGCAATCTGAGCGACCATTGTATCTCCGTTGGCTCATTTCGGAGTGAGGAATGTCATAAGCATGCGACCCTGACACCGTGCAAGCAATTTGGCGGGATGAGAGGCGTGCATGTGTCGATCAAGCCGGCGGAGGCGAGCGATGGCTCTAGCAAGGAGGCGTCAATCCGCCTCTCGACCGATGTCGTGATCGAATTTAAAGGCGTGGTCACCTGGTGCAAGCACCATCTCCGGTGGTACGTCCATGGAGAGAACACGAACCAGACGCATGTGTCCGCCAGCTGCTTCAGAGGGATGAACGGATGCCAACCGTCGGCAGGCACATGCATGGAACAAAGTTTCCTATTCCGCGTCGAGAGGCATGGCACCGGGTACAAGCTGACATCGTGCTTCAATGCGCCATGCCGCGATCTTGTGTTGTTCGACTACGCCGGCCAAAGGTGGCTGACCGTAAAGAAAGATGGGCGTGAGCCTCTGGTGGTCGTGTTCAAGAAGTTCCCTCTTGCTAGCTTGCCACCTGCGAGTGCTCCCCAACTAGGCTAGTGTGTATGCTACTATGTATGTGTACTTGCTTGAGCGTTCGATGCAAGGAATAATTTCTAGTACAAGCATGGAACTGTCCTATTTTGCTGGTCACTGTTCGATGCGACAAGGGGCGGCCGACGGACGGAACTCTGTTGTAGCAGGCGGCAGCTCGCTCAAGTTAACAcacacttctctctctctctctgtgtgtgtctgtgtgtgtgtgtgtttcgaGAGAAAACTATGGGAAAGTGAAGACATGTAGGATTGCGATCCAACGGTTACAATTACACAGGGTTGCATCGGACGGCCGTGCGGTGATCGGCCAAAATTTGGAACGGTCGACTGACTTCTAGTGTTCACCTTTTCACTTTCTCTTTGATTTGTTTGCTCTGTTTGTGGCGTGTTGCCCATTGTCCACATGGCTCCAAGAGAGTTAAGCTGCCATCGTTGGTCATGCTATCTAGGCGACGCAGAGGGCACGGCGGCAAGGCCCAGGTGCAGCGCCCCTAATCCATGTTCGTTTCCATGTCCCTGGTGCTGGTGAGCTGCTCTGCCAACGCCCCACCGTTGGCTGTTCATGGAGGAGCCGACCGTTGGCTGCGGTGCTTCTCCTCCTCCTCATAAGCGAGTCTTCCTTTTCCTTTCCCTCTTCCATCTACCCCTTCCTCATCGCCTATGCCATTGGTTGATCTGCTCTCTTCACTGTTCTCTACTCAGATCAGCCATGGCAGATACTACTCTTACCCCATCAAGGAGAGCTTCAGTTGGGACTCGCGCTCAAGCACAATGGCATGAACAGGAACCCCTTCCGCTCCTATCGAGCATATCCAATAGCTGATCCAAACTGGGGAACTGCCCCTTTTTAGGGCAATTGAGGCAAAACAAAACCCTCCAGCAGCTGCCCTCTCACAAAAATTTGCTCAAAACTTTTTGGGCTGCCCTAAAATACAGCAGACGGTGCTGCAAATATACAGCACTGTGGGCGACTGCCGTAAAATAAAATGGCTCGTAACCAAGCTTCAAAATATCGGATATCGGGTTCGTATCGGTTTGGCTTCGACATATCGGATATTGAATATCGGGTGATATATCGGACGATATATAGATATATCGGAGAAACCAAGTCTAGTTTTTTTTCATTATTCTTGTTCAAAACATTAACTTTTAGTAAATGAAAATGTATGATCTCAATGCTTTAACATAACACTTTTAGATTCCTAGTTTAGTAACTTGTTGATATAGAAACTAATAAGGAAGGACTCACAAAATCCTTACTCTATGATTAAAAACAATAACAtatatatgaaggaaatatgccctagaggcaataataaagttattatttatttcgttatatcatggtaaatgtttattattcattctttgtgtgctaccaaacgttagcttagcacttgatcgtttagtattctgctattgctttcttcatgacttatacatgttcctatgactatgagattatgcaacacccgtttaccggaggaacactttgtgtgctaccaaacgtcacaacgtaaatgggtgaatATAAAGGTGCtgtacaggtgtctccaaaggtacttgttgggttggcgtatttcgagattaggatttgtcactcggattgtcggagaggtatctctgggcccactcggtaatgcacatcactataagcctggcaagcattgtaactaatgagttagttgcgggatgacgtattacggaacgagtaaagagacttgctggtaacgagattgaactaggtattgagataccgacgatcgaatctcgggcaagtaacataccgatgacaaagggaacaacgtatgttgttatgcggtttgaccgataaagatcttcgtagaatatgtgggagccaatatgatcatccaggttcggctattggttattgaccggagacgtgtctcggtcatgtctacattgttctcgaacacgtagggtccacacgtttaaagttcgatgacggttatattatgagttcggagtcccggatgagatcggggacatgacgaggagtctcgaaatggtctagacgtaaagatcgatatattggacgactatattcggacatcggaaaggttccgagtgattcggatatttttcggagtacggagtatatggg
The Aegilops tauschii subsp. strangulata cultivar AL8/78 chromosome 3, Aet v6.0, whole genome shotgun sequence genome window above contains:
- the LOC109761776 gene encoding alpha-amylase/subtilisin inhibitor-like, encoding MEHFCFLVILSLSGLAVALQLTTPCNAAQAQPPPVYDIDGHELTGNNMYTIMAADRNLSDHCISVGSFRSEECHKHATLTPCKQFGGMRGVHVSIKPAEASDGSSKEASIRLSTDVVIEFKGVVTWCKHHLRWYVHGENTNQTHVSASCFRGMNGCQPSAGTCMEQSFLFRVERHGTGYKLTSCFNAPCRDLVLFDYAGQRWLTVKKDGREPLVVVFKKFPLASLPPASAPQLG